In Trichlorobacter lovleyi, the DNA window ATGGAATTCCCCGCCAACCCCAACGGCTCCACCAACGCCATTGCCGGGTTGTGTGACCCCACCGGCCGCCTGATGGGGCTGATGCCCCACCCTGAGGCCTTTGTCCACTATACCCAGCACCCCCGCTGGACCCGTGAGCAGTTGCCGGAAGACGGCGACGGCCTGATCCTGTACAAAAATGCTGCCGACTTTGCGAGGAAAAACCTGCTATGAAACTCTTCCGCCCTGAAGAAGAATGTGGCGTCTTCGGCATCTATGGCCATCCTGAAGCAGCCAACCTGACCTATCTGGGGCTGTACGCCCTGCAGCATCGCGGCCAGGAAAGCTGCGGCATTGTCTCCTCCGACGGCACCGGTCTCCATGCCCACAAACGGATGGGGCTGGTGGCCGATGTATTCGGCAATCAGAAGGTGTTTGAGAAGCTGCCGGGCAAGTCAGCCATCGGCCATGTACGCTACTCCACGGCCGGGGCCTCGGTGGAAAAGAACGTACAGCCGATCATGGTGGATTACTCCCGCGGCTCCATTGCGGTGGCCCACAACGGCAACCTGGTCAACGCCAACCTGCTCAAGGCAGAGCTGGAGGCCTACGGCTCCATCTTCCAGACCACCATGGACACCGAGATCATCATCCATCTGCTGGCTATTTCCCGCACCCACTCGCTGGTTGAGCGGATCGGCGATGCCCTGAACCGGGTCAAAGGGGCCTATTGCCTGCTGTTCCTGACCGAGTCCCGCATGATCGCCGTGCGTGACCCCCACGGTTTCCGCCCCTTGTGCCTGGGCAAGCTGGGAGACGGCTGGGTGGTGGCCTCGGAGAGCTGCGCCCTGGACCTGATTGAGGCCACCTTTGTACGCGAGGTTGAACCGGGCGAGATGCTGGTCTTCACCAAGGATGGCCAGATGCAGTCGCTGTTCCCGTTCAAGAAGATCGAACCGACCCCCTGCATCTTTGAATTTGTCTATTTTGCCCGGCCCGACTCCAACATCTTCGGCAAGAACGTCTACCAGGTCCGCAAGGAGCTGGGGCGCCAGCTGGCCCGTGAATACAAGGTGGATGCCGATGTGGTGATTGCCGTGCCGGATTCCGGCGTACCGGCCGCCATGGGCTATGCCGAGGAGGCAGGCATCCCCTTTGAACTGGGGCTGATCCGCAACCACTATGTGGGACGTACCTTTATCGAACCGGCCCAGTCAATCCGCCACTTCGGGGTCAAG includes these proteins:
- the purF gene encoding amidophosphoribosyltransferase, with the protein product MKLFRPEEECGVFGIYGHPEAANLTYLGLYALQHRGQESCGIVSSDGTGLHAHKRMGLVADVFGNQKVFEKLPGKSAIGHVRYSTAGASVEKNVQPIMVDYSRGSIAVAHNGNLVNANLLKAELEAYGSIFQTTMDTEIIIHLLAISRTHSLVERIGDALNRVKGAYCLLFLTESRMIAVRDPHGFRPLCLGKLGDGWVVASESCALDLIEATFVREVEPGEMLVFTKDGQMQSLFPFKKIEPTPCIFEFVYFARPDSNIFGKNVYQVRKELGRQLAREYKVDADVVIAVPDSGVPAAMGYAEEAGIPFELGLIRNHYVGRTFIEPAQSIRHFGVKIKLNPVRELLEGKRVVVIDDSIVRGTTSRKIVKMVRNAGAKEVHMRISSPPTSYPCFYGIDTPNRKELISSSHTLDEIRRYITADTLGYLSEEGLVQATGLKHSFCTACFTGEYPINFPMPSQIPQMGLFSKDEEYIEQ